The proteins below come from a single Papaver somniferum cultivar HN1 chromosome 11, ASM357369v1, whole genome shotgun sequence genomic window:
- the LOC113323178 gene encoding transcription factor bHLH48-like, protein MAGNMTEELTTESGNSFTALLGLPPNQAVELLHEPELSQNQLIFAMETNEDMQKGKLNQSYNTDCSSMFITSSDLVERASRFSIFTKNEEEISATNFAVSSNSCELKKEPIDTDSNPDSPLVFSDSSIKKRSSTKRKEREKIKAKVCGGKSKDKEISEKEEADCKKLPYVHVRARRGQATDSHSLAERARREKINARMKLLQELVPGCTKITGTALVLDEIINHVQSLQRQVEFLSMKLATVSPRMDFSLESLLSLQSGGSLTASSFPSTFTSDPSSWPDLIHIMNNNSSSTTTGTRGGGTEHQFQYDHDQQHQNQLLQQHQYLWHPDMLQQQPPVWERDGNQSFATSPDNSVYSSYNPTNSVVFRHGVPDQLKMEI, encoded by the exons ATGGCGGGAAACATGACGGAAGAGTTAACAACTGAAAGTGGAAACTCATTCACAGCTCTTCTCGGGCTTCCACCAAATCAAGCTGTGGAGTTACTACACGAACCAGAATTAAGTCAGAATCAACTGATTTTCGCCATGGAAACCAATGAAGATATGCAGAAAGGGAAGTTGAATCAAAGTTATAATACTGATTGTTCTTCAATGTTCATCACGAGCTCAGATCTTGTTGAACGAGCATCAAGGTTTTCAATCTTTaccaaaaatgaagaagaaatttctGCAACGAATTTCgctgtttcttcaaattcatgcgaATTGAagaaagaaccaattgatacagaTTCAAACCCTGATTCACCACTCGTGTTTTCCGATTCATCAATTAAGAAGAGATCATCAAcaaagagaaaagaaagagagaaaataaAG GCTAAAGTTTGTGGTGGAAAGAGCAAAGACAAGGAAATTTCTGAAAAGGAAGAAGCAGATTGCAAGAAACTTCCTTATGTTCATGTTAGAGCTCGTCGAGGACAAGCCACTGACAGCCATAGCTTAGCTGAAAGA GCAAGAAGAGAGAAAATTAATGCAAGGATGAAGTTGCTGCAAGAACTGGTCCCTGGATGCACTAAG ATAACAGGTACAGCATTAGTGCTCGACGAGATAATAAACCACGTCCAGTCTCTTCAGCGTCAAGTTGAg TTTCTATCGATGAAGCTTGCTACAGTTAGTCCAAGAATGGACTTCAGCCTCGAAAGCCTATTGTCATTACAA agtgGAGGAAGTTTAACTGCTAGTAGCTTTCCAAGTACATTTACTTCTGACCCTTCATCATGGCCGGATTTAATCCATATCATGAATAACAACAGTAGTTCTACTACCACTGGTACCAGAGGAGGAGGAACAGAACATCAATTTCAGTAtgatcatgatcaacaacatcagAATCAGCTACTTCAACAACACCAATATTTATGGCATCCTGATATGTTGCAACAGCAACCACCAGTTTGGGAAAGAGACGGTAATCAAAGCTTTGCCACAAGTCCTGATAACTCTGTTTACAGTAGTTACAACCCCACAAATTCAG TGGTTTTTCGACATGGGGTGCCCGACCAGTTGAAAATGGAAATTTGA
- the LOC113321513 gene encoding uncharacterized protein LOC113321513, whose translation MVHGTVDGFSKMQMKAQRMPPVLINSINLPWRTHPGMPRAIQDMKENLTSRLPEWPVSKIEELNTLLLTDASSMEEYEDLYTLNEHVVRCNQMRPARSLEEFNATDKFDRAMLRRLIGGNGGLGLVGAMGCVMICLSEENDGLGKLVRGGRDGLKLVEGENELVEG comes from the exons ATGGTGCATGGAACTGTAGATG GTTTTTCCAAGATGCAAATGAAGGCTCAGCGCATGCCACCAGTCCTTATAAACTCAATTAATCTACCCTGGCGTACACATCCAGGAATGCCTAGGGCTATTCAAGATAT GAAAGAAAATTTGACAAGCCGTCTCCCTGAATGGCCTGTTTCTAAAATCGAGGAGTTGAACACTTTACTACTAACAGATGCTAGttccatg GAAGAGTACGAGGACTTATATACATTGAATGAGCACGTGGTACGGTGTAATCAAATGCGGCCGGCTCGTTCCTTGGAAGAATTCAATGCCACAGACAAGTTCGATAGAGCTATGTTAAGGCGTTTGATTGGAGGTAATGGAGGTTTGGGTTTAGTTGGTGCAATGGGAtgtgtgatgatatgcttatctGAGGAAAATGATGGTTTAGGTAAATTGGTAAGAGGTGGAAGAGATGGTTTGAAACTGGTGGAAGGGGAAAATGAGCTAGTTGAAGGATGA